From Oryza sativa Japonica Group chromosome 4, ASM3414082v1, one genomic window encodes:
- the LOC4335845 gene encoding protein PHLOEM UNLOADING MODULATOR, producing the protein MARAARGKAPRPRPRPPRGLAASLRRLLAGAGGGLGVAAAAYVGVDYLRYLSPAWHGRLMPALWAALALAAAARAPFYRHWSAELRAALPFLGSIAFMLGAFLCEAVSVRFVSAVMGLQWHRSAAPLPDTGQWLLLALNEKLPQSVVDLLRAHVITLHHYLMLFIMLGFSVLFGCIKAPGLGIATRYMFTMAIGRLLRTMTFVATILPSARPWCAAARYQIPGHPHPWAQKYYVPYASDSDAIRRVIRDDVAYAAVQSYPGEYRPDWGRMSFLVDILRPTPGEGPSWYHLLKKASGGCNDLMYSGHMLVAVLTAMAWTEAYGGWISVAIWLLVLHSAQREIRERHHYTVDCVVAIYVGILLWRMTRFIWSARDASRARRLAKLDEVHNRLIHAAKDSDVDEIRGLLKEVELAGQEKQGVSQRAILAFAAATIIFTLTCVVLALTLTSDG; encoded by the exons atggcgagggcggcgagggggaaggcgccgaggccgaggccgaggccgccgcgCGGGCTGGCGGCGAGCCTCCGGCGGCTCCTCGccggggccggcggcgggctgggcgtcgcggcggcggcgtacgtcGGGGTGGACTACCTGCGGTACCTCTCCCCGGCGTGGCACGGGCGGCTGATGCCGGCGCTGTGGGCGGCgctggcgctcgccgccgcggcgcgggcgCCGTTCTACCGCCACTGGTCCGCCGAGCTCCGCGCCGCGCTGCCCTTTCTCGGCTCCATCGCCTTCATGCTCGGGGCCTTCCTCTGCGAGGCCGTCTCCGTCCGCTTCGTCTCCGCCGTGATGGGGCTCCAGTGGCACAG ATctgctgctccacttcctgaCACTGGGCAATGGCTGCTTCTAGCATTGAACGAGAAGCTTCCTCAAAGTGTGGTTGATCTACTGAGAGCCCATGTTATCACTCTTCACCATTACTTGATGTTGTTTATCATGCTGGGTTTCTCAGTGCTCTTTGGCTGCATCAAAGCTCCTGGTCTTGGAATAGCCACAAGATATATGTTCACTATGGCAATTGGTCGTTTGCTTCGGACGATGACGTTTGTGGCCACAATTCTTCCATCTGCAAGACCATGGTGTGCTGCAGCTCGGTATCAAATACCCGGCCATCCTCATCCTTGGGCACAAAAATATtatgttccatatgcttcagactCAGATGCTATCCGTAGGGTCATACGAGATGATGTGGCCTATG CTGCTGTTCAATCTTACCCTGGTGAGTATAGGCCTGACTGGGGTCGAATGAGCTTCCTAGTAGACATTTTGAGGCCAACTCCTGGAGAGGGACCTTCATGGTACCATCTACTGAAGAAAGCTAGTGGTGGTTGCAATGATCTTATGTACAGTGGGCACATGCTTGTTGCTGTTCTTACTGCAATGGCGTGGACG GAAGCATACGGGGGCTGGATCTCCGTCGCAATATGGCTTCTTGTCCTGCATAGCGCGCAAAGGGAGATACGAGAACGCCATCACTACACCGTGGATTGTGTCGTGGCGATCTACGTCGGCATACTCCTGTGGAGGATGACGAGGTTCATCTGGTCTGCCAGAGACGCCAGCCGAGCTAGAAGGCTCGCCAAACTCGATGAGGTTCATAACAGGCTAATCCATGCGGCGAAGGACTCGGACGTCGATGAGATCAGAGGCCTGCTGAAAGAGGTTGAGCTGGCCGGCCAAGAAAAGCAGGGCGTCTCTCAGAGGGCCATCCTGGCCTTCGCCGCGGCTACGATCATTTTCACCCTGACCTGTGTTGTCCTTGCCTTGACATTAACCAGCGACGGGTGA
- the LOC9267783 gene encoding probable helicase MAGATAMA 3 isoform X2 has product MAVDKSGGGGGGGGASSSSSGVAASTMDRFHKIVLSWDYFRLVADSKGGQQQAKGLGRVKNTYASVAEYLAVFEPLLFEEVKAQIVQGRSDEEEEAGQDWQKGIVASCTESEGFHKVSMAVLDDFREMVSENDLLLLSKEKFEEGVTPSAYAFALVEQRGGRETISLRTFVAGEIKNLNVAKPVSCSRLQRIASIFSTTESFLWILKICSLSTIMREFSGMHSVASLPFKDLILSASEKNSGGNDQNRAWNVPEPLMDYLKTNLNDSQLDAVNAGLSRRSFVLIQGPPGTGKTQTILGLLSAVLHSAPARMQTKGGFDVKKHGPELDIEGKHAHWMKASPWLIGVNPRDLIMPVDGDDGFYPTGNELKPEVVSSNRKYRAHVLVCAPSNSALDEIVLRVLQIGIRDENNNTYNPKIVRIGLKAHHSVKAVSMDYLIQQKLSGVDRSSDGGRRGAGEYDRIRSSILDEAAIVFSTLSFSGSSIFSRMARAFDVVIIDEAAQAVEPATLIPLIHGCKQVFLVGDPVQLPATVISSTAQKLGYGTSLFKRFQAAGFPVQMLKIQYRMHPEISIFPSKEFYEGVLEDGEGLSKKRPWHSYSCFGPFCFFDVDGTESQPSGSGSWVNEDEVEFITLLYHQMAMRYPELKSSSQVAVISPYRHQVKLLKDHFRSTFGDQSKEVIDVNTVDGFQGREKEVVIFSCVRCNKEQKIGFVSDFRRMNVAITRARSAVLRICTHMSTEACFYSIMESFAS; this is encoded by the exons ATGGCGGTGGAcaaatccggcggcggcggaggcggaggcggcgcctcctcctcctcgtcgggcgtcgccgcctccaccatggacCGCTTCCACAAGATCGTCCTCAGCTGGGACTACTTCCGCCTCGTCGCGGACTCCAAG GGCGGGCAGCAGCAGGCGAAGGGGCTGGGGCGCGTGAAGAACACGTACGCCTCGGTGGCCGAGTACCTCGCTGTGTTCGAGCCGCTGCTGTTCGAGGAGGTGAAGGCGCAGATCGTCCAGGGGCgcagcgacgaggaggaag AGGCTGGGCAGGACTGGCAGAAGGGGATTGTGGCGTCGTGCACCGAGTCGGAGGGGTTCCACAAGGTGTCCATGGCCGTGCTTGATGATTTCCGGGAGATGGTGTCGGAGAACGATCTCCTGCTGCTGTCCAAAGAGAAA TTTGAAGAGGGAGTGACCCCCAGTGCATATGCCTTTGCCTTAGTGGAACAGCGGGGTGGCAGAGAAACGATTTCTCTAAGGACATTTGTGGCAGGTGAAATAAAAAATCTTAATGTAGCAAAGCCTGTGAGCTGTTCTAGGCTGCAGCGTATTGCTTCCATTTTTTCAACTACAGAGAGCTTCCTCTGGATTTTAAAG ATTTGCAGCTTGTCTACCATAATGCGAGAATTCTCGGGCATGCACTCTGTAGCATCACTTCCTTTTAAGGATCTGATTCTTTCAGCTAGTGAGAAGAACAGTGGTGGGAATGATCAAAACCGTGCTTGGAATGTCCCTGAGCCACTTATGGATTATCTTAAAACAAACCTTAATGATTCACAACTAGATGCAGTCAAC GCAGGTCTTTCTCGCAGATCCTTTGTTCTTATCCAG GGGCCCCCAGGAACAGGAAAAACACAAACTATCCTTGGACTCCTCAGTGCTGTTCTCCATTCTGCTCCTGCAAGAATGCAAACCAA AGGTGGTTTTGATGTTAAAAAACACGGTCCAGAGCTTGATATTGAGGGCAA GCATGCACACTGGATGAAGGCCTCCCCGTGGCTGATTGGTGTAAATCCTCGAGATTTAATTATGCCTGTTGACGGCGATGATGGTTTTTATCCTACTGGGAATGAGCTA AAACCTGAGGTCGTAAGTTCCAATCGCAAGTATCGGGCCCATGTCTTGGTCTGTGCTCCATCCAACTCAGCACTTGATGAGATTGTGCTGCGAGTTCTGCAAATAG GAATACGCGATGAAAATAACAACACCTATAATCCTAAGATTGTGCGAATTGGACTGAAGGCGCATCACTCTGTTAAAGCAGTTTCCATGGATTACCTT ATACAACAAAAACTTTCTGGTGTGGATCGCTCATCAGATGGTGGGAGACGAGGGGCTGGTGAATATGATCGAATTAGATCTTCCATTCTTGATGAAGCAGCCATC GTGTTTTCTACGCTAAGTTTTAGTGGATCATCCATTTTCAGCAGGATGGCTCGTGCTTTTGATGTTGTTATAATTGATGAAGCTGCACAAGCT GTAGAACCAGCAACTCTTATACCCTTGATCCATGGGTGCAAACAAGTTTTTCTT GTTGGTGACCCAGTTCAGTTGCCTGCAACTGTAATTTCATCTACTGCTCAGAAGTTAGG GTACGGTACTAGTTTGTTCAAGAGATTTCAGGCTGCGGGTTTTCCTGTGCAAATGCTCAAAATTCAGTATCGCATGCACCCAGAG ATTAGTATATTCCCCTCAAAAGAATTCTACGAAGGTGTCCTAGAAGACGGGGAGGGACTCAGCAAGAAACGTCCATGGCATTCCTACAGCTGTTTCGGCCCATTCTGCTTCTTTGATGTGGATGGGACTGAGTCCCAACCATCTGGAAGTGGTTCATGGGTGAATGAGGATGAAGTGGAATTCATAACCCTCTTATATCATCAAATGGCTATGCGCTATCCAGAACTCAAATCTAGTTCCCAGGTAGCTGTCATATCACCATACAGGCATCAGGTGAAGCTCTTGAAGGACCATTTTCGGTCGACCTTCGGTGATCAGTCTAAGGAAGTGATAGACGTAA
- the LOC4335846 gene encoding peroxidase 72, which produces MAATLRWGGGGLAVAAFAAVVALSGLLGVAANYGGGGGFLFPQFYQHTCPQMEAVVGGIVARAHAEDPRMAASLLRMHFHDCFVQGCDASVLLDADGSGRFATEKRSNPNRDSLRGYEVIDEIKAALEHACPRTVSCADIVAVAARDSTALTGGPWWEVPLGRRDSLTASLSGSNNLIPAPNDTLPTIVGKFRNQGLDVVDLVALSGGHTIGNSRCVSFRQRLYGQLNSDGKPDFTLNPAYAAELRERCPSSGGDQNLFALDPASQFRFDNQYYRNILAMNGLLSSDEVLLTKSRETMELVHRYAASNELFFAQFAKSMVKMGSISPLTGHNGEIRMNCRRVNHF; this is translated from the coding sequence ATGGCGGCGACATTGcgttggggcggcggcgggctcgcggTGGCGGCGTTTGCGGCGGTGGTCGCGTTGTCCGGCCTCCTCGGCGTCGCGGCgaactacggcggcggcggcgggttcttGTTCCCGCAGTTCTATCAGCACACGTGCCCGCAgatggaggcggtggtgggcggcaTCGTGGCGAGGGCGCACGCCGAGGACCCGCGCATGGCGGCGTCGCTGCTGCGGATGcacttccacgactgcttcgtgCAGGGGTGCGACGCGTCGGTGCTGCTCGACGCCGACGGCAGCGGGCGGTTCGCCACGGAGAAGCGGTCCAACCCCAACCGCGACTCGCTGCGCGGGTACGAGGTGATCGACGAGATCAAGGCCGCCCTGGAGCACGCGTGCCCGCGcaccgtctcctgcgccgacatcgtcgccgtcgccgccagggACTCCACCGCGCTCACCGGCGGGCCGTGGTGGGAGGTGCCCCTCGGCAGGCGGGACTCGCTGACGGCCAGCCTGAGCGGCTCCAACAACCTCATCCCGGCGCCCAACGACACGCTCCCCACCATCGTCGGCAAGTTCCGCAACCAGGGCCTCgacgtcgtcgacctcgtcgcGCTCTCCGGCGGCCACACCATCGGCAACTCCCGGTGCGTCAGCTTCCGCCAGAGGCTGTACGGCCAGCTGAACAGCGACGGGAAGCCGGACTTCACCCTGAACCCGGCGTACGCGGCGGAGCTCCGGGAGCGGTgcccgagctccggcggcgaccAGAACCTGTTCGCGCTGGACCCGGCCAGCCAGTTCCGGTTCGACAATCAGTACTACCGCAACATCCTCGCCATGAACGGCCTCCTCAGCTCCGACGAGGTGCTCCTCACCAAGAGCCGGGAGACGATGGAGCTCGTCCACCGCTACGCCGCCAGCAACGAGCTCTTCTTCGCGCAGTTCGCCAAGTCCATGGTCAAGATGGGCAGCATCTCCCCGCTCACCGGCCACAACGGCGAGATCAGGATGAACTGCAGGAGGGTCAACCACTTCTAG